The proteins below come from a single Rhizobium rhizoryzae genomic window:
- a CDS encoding mannitol dehydrogenase family protein: MTFLSKGSALPANIRRPGYDQDRLKPGILHIGLGAFHRAHQAVYTQRALEAQFGDWGIVAVNLRSPEPVEALAAQDGLYSITVRSEAGDSSEVLGATVDWICAAKDGQRVLDYLADPAIRIVTMTVSEKAYGLHPVTGGLDHNHAAVAHDLANPHKPSGVLGFIVEGLALRHAAGLKPFTVLCCDNLPANGRVIQRLVLDMARTRGTGLAEWIEREGAFPCSMVDRIVPAATEETRRRAASLLGVDDRLALDTEPFLQWVIEDRFVEGRPSWEAGGAIFAENVEPYEKMKLRLLNGSHTLLAHLGILNGLDYIREVMAVPELAAKARNHMEEVVSTLDPVPGIDLPAYIDELLARFANPTIAHRNIQISLDTTQKLPQRLLAPAIDALMQGERADATAYAVGTWMAAVRKRGDCDDPRRAEVLAAAQGMEPNDPSASFFALPGLFPEQLKEARNWRDQINASIREHQVI; this comes from the coding sequence ATGACATTTCTTTCCAAAGGTTCAGCCCTGCCAGCCAATATACGTCGCCCCGGATATGATCAGGATAGACTGAAACCCGGTATCCTGCACATCGGTCTCGGCGCCTTTCATCGCGCTCACCAGGCGGTCTATACGCAGCGAGCCTTAGAGGCGCAGTTTGGCGACTGGGGGATTGTGGCCGTAAACCTTCGTTCGCCGGAGCCGGTGGAGGCGCTTGCCGCGCAGGACGGGCTTTATTCCATCACGGTGCGGAGCGAGGCAGGAGATAGTTCAGAAGTTTTGGGGGCAACGGTCGACTGGATCTGCGCTGCGAAGGACGGACAACGCGTCCTCGATTATCTGGCTGATCCGGCTATCAGGATCGTGACCATGACTGTCTCGGAGAAAGCCTATGGGCTGCATCCGGTGACTGGCGGACTTGACCATAACCACGCAGCCGTAGCGCATGACCTCGCAAACCCGCATAAGCCAAGCGGCGTTCTTGGCTTCATCGTTGAAGGTCTGGCCCTTCGCCATGCTGCGGGGTTGAAGCCCTTCACCGTTCTCTGCTGCGATAATCTGCCCGCCAACGGCAGGGTCATTCAGCGGCTGGTGCTGGACATGGCCCGTACCAGAGGTACCGGTCTGGCAGAATGGATTGAGCGGGAGGGCGCTTTTCCGTGCTCGATGGTGGATCGGATCGTTCCTGCGGCAACCGAAGAAACACGCCGGCGTGCTGCCTCTCTTCTCGGCGTGGATGATCGTCTGGCACTTGATACCGAACCGTTCTTGCAATGGGTGATCGAAGACAGGTTTGTCGAAGGGCGTCCTTCGTGGGAAGCGGGAGGCGCGATTTTCGCCGAAAACGTCGAGCCGTATGAAAAGATGAAGCTCCGCCTGCTGAACGGTTCGCACACGTTGCTTGCGCATCTCGGCATCCTCAACGGCCTTGATTATATTCGCGAGGTCATGGCGGTTCCGGAACTGGCCGCGAAGGCGCGCAATCACATGGAGGAAGTGGTCAGCACTCTCGACCCCGTGCCAGGAATTGATCTTCCAGCCTATATCGATGAGCTTCTGGCCCGCTTCGCCAATCCGACGATTGCGCATCGCAACATACAAATCTCGCTGGATACGACGCAGAAATTGCCGCAACGTCTGCTGGCCCCCGCGATCGATGCCCTGATGCAGGGAGAACGTGCTGACGCAACAGCCTATGCTGTCGGCACCTGGATGGCTGCGGTGCGCAAGCGTGGAGACTGCGATGACCCCCGGCGTGCCGAAGTTCTGGCCGCGGCTCAAGGCATGGAGCCGAACGATCCCTCAGCTTCGTTCTTTGCCCTCCCTGGCCTCTTTCCCGAGCAGTTGAAGGAAGCGCGGAACTGGCGTGACCAGATCAACGCTTCCATTCGGGAGCATCAGGTTATTTGA
- the uxuA gene encoding mannonate dehydratase, translated as MRHTWRWFGPIDKVSVQDAAQAGAEGIVSALHHIATGEVWPVDEIAKRHQEIKAGGLYWDVVESVPVSEDIKTQTGDWKRHIANWQETLHRLSASGIRTVCYNFMPVLDWTRTDLRWETRHGAKAMRFDLTDFAAFDVHILKRPDAALDYPEWLREEAHRRFSEMADSKIAALGKNIGAGLPGSADGYTLDQLLEKLRTYQGVNRERLQQNLIDFLSEVTPVAEQVGINICAHGDDPPWPLLGLPRILSTEADYAHMLGQVDARANGVTLCTGSLGARADNDLPFIATRFADRIHFVHLRNVTRDTDTVPCSFFEDEHLEGGTDMVAVIAALVSEEARRLEEGRTDHQIPMRPDHGQEILDDLTRGAQPGYPAIGRLKGLAELRGIERTLKHQRYGLGA; from the coding sequence ATGAGACATACGTGGCGGTGGTTCGGCCCGATCGACAAGGTGAGCGTGCAGGATGCGGCACAGGCGGGCGCGGAGGGTATTGTTAGTGCTCTCCACCATATCGCGACGGGCGAAGTCTGGCCTGTGGACGAGATTGCAAAGCGACACCAGGAGATCAAGGCGGGTGGTCTCTACTGGGATGTCGTTGAAAGCGTTCCGGTTTCGGAAGACATCAAGACCCAGACGGGCGACTGGAAGCGACACATTGCCAACTGGCAGGAAACGCTTCACCGTCTTTCCGCGTCCGGCATCCGCACGGTGTGCTACAACTTCATGCCAGTGCTGGACTGGACGCGCACGGATTTGCGCTGGGAAACGCGGCACGGCGCCAAGGCAATGCGCTTTGACCTGACGGATTTTGCCGCCTTTGATGTCCACATCCTGAAACGACCGGATGCCGCGCTCGATTATCCGGAATGGTTGAGGGAGGAGGCTCATCGTCGCTTCTCTGAGATGGCGGATAGCAAGATCGCAGCGCTTGGCAAGAACATCGGCGCTGGCCTTCCCGGTTCGGCGGATGGCTATACGCTGGATCAATTGCTGGAGAAGCTACGCACCTATCAGGGCGTTAACCGAGAGCGGTTGCAGCAGAACCTCATCGATTTCTTGAGTGAAGTGACGCCCGTAGCAGAACAGGTAGGCATCAACATCTGCGCTCACGGAGATGACCCGCCGTGGCCGCTCTTGGGTCTTCCGCGCATTCTGTCCACCGAGGCAGACTATGCCCACATGCTTGGCCAAGTGGATGCCCGCGCCAACGGCGTGACGCTCTGCACCGGTTCGCTGGGGGCAAGGGCGGACAATGATCTGCCCTTTATCGCTACGCGTTTCGCCGATCGCATTCATTTCGTGCATCTGCGCAATGTAACGCGTGATACGGATACAGTGCCCTGTTCTTTCTTCGAGGACGAGCATCTGGAAGGCGGCACAGACATGGTTGCCGTCATCGCAGCGCTTGTCTCGGAAGAGGCGAGGCGCCTGGAGGAAGGGCGCACAGACCACCAGATCCCCATGCGGCCGGACCACGGCCAGGAAATTCTGGACGACCTGACACGCGGCGCGCAACCGGGCTATCCGGCGATCGGGCGTCTCAAGGGGCTGGCGGAATTGCGTGGCATTGAAAGGACGCTGAAACACCAGCGCTATGGGCTGGGAGCGTAA
- a CDS encoding FadR/GntR family transcriptional regulator — protein MFVALEPRRLYRQVAEQIRALIEAGELKPGTRLPPERELAERFAVSRPTVREALIVLEVEGHIQIRMGSGVYISQKSQGSGELRQLEDTEGPLEILQARCLIESAIAEEAARRVTRAGLQRIDATLERMARSLDDPEVALGCDRDFHTAIADMIGNSALKHFTGLIYDSRMSPYFTKLASYFEGPHTWKLALEEHHIIRDALATGDPAAAREAMRSHLTLAQKRFSESFGEEQPREK, from the coding sequence ATGTTCGTGGCTTTGGAGCCGCGCCGCCTTTATCGGCAGGTCGCGGAACAGATACGCGCGCTGATAGAGGCCGGCGAATTGAAGCCCGGTACGCGTCTGCCGCCGGAGCGTGAACTTGCCGAGCGTTTCGCCGTATCTCGACCAACGGTTCGTGAAGCGCTGATTGTCCTGGAAGTCGAAGGCCATATCCAGATCCGCATGGGGTCGGGGGTCTATATCAGCCAGAAATCTCAAGGGTCTGGTGAGCTTCGCCAGTTGGAAGACACAGAAGGTCCGCTGGAAATTCTGCAGGCGCGATGCCTTATCGAAAGCGCGATTGCTGAAGAGGCTGCGCGGCGCGTCACGCGAGCTGGTCTCCAACGGATCGATGCCACGCTCGAGCGGATGGCACGCTCGCTCGATGACCCGGAAGTGGCGCTGGGCTGCGATCGCGATTTTCATACGGCCATTGCGGATATGATTGGAAATTCGGCCCTCAAGCACTTCACAGGCCTGATCTATGATTCCCGCATGTCGCCGTACTTCACCAAACTTGCCAGCTATTTCGAGGGCCCGCATACCTGGAAGCTGGCTCTGGAGGAGCATCATATCATTCGCGATGCGCTGGCGACGGGTGATCCTGCTGCCGCGCGCGAGGCAATGCGCAGCCATCTGACGTTAGCGCAAAAGAGATTCTCGGAAAGCTTCGGGGAGGAGCAACCGAGAGAGAAATGA
- a CDS encoding L-idonate 5-dehydrogenase, with protein MKTRVARLHATRDLRVEEVDTHMPGEGEVLLAMAAGGICGSDLHYYQDGGFGPVRVREPIIAGHEASGIVKALGSGVSGLAIGELVAVNPSQPCGHCEYCAINQPIHCLNMRFMGSAMRLPHENGMFRDQMVVPARQCHAVGGNVTAGEAACAEPLAVCLHAVSQAGNLAGKTLLVTGAGPIGLLVVAAAHHAGAGTIVVTDLTDAALARAPAMGADVTINVARDGEALAPYQENKGKFDVVFDCSAAGPALRSAFAAIKPRGTIVQVGVTGDLTIPLNALVGKEIVWRGSQRFHAEFAQAVDLISSRAIDVRPIISHEFPLEQAIDAFEQAGDRTVACKVQLTFKQTD; from the coding sequence ATGAAGACGCGCGTTGCTCGTCTCCACGCGACACGCGATCTTCGCGTGGAAGAGGTGGATACCCACATGCCGGGCGAGGGCGAAGTTCTGCTTGCCATGGCGGCGGGTGGCATTTGCGGATCAGATCTGCATTACTATCAGGATGGCGGCTTTGGGCCTGTGCGGGTACGTGAACCCATCATCGCCGGTCACGAAGCTTCCGGCATCGTAAAGGCGCTTGGGTCCGGCGTCAGCGGTCTTGCCATCGGAGAGCTGGTGGCGGTCAACCCTTCGCAGCCCTGCGGCCATTGCGAATATTGCGCCATCAACCAGCCAATTCATTGCCTGAATATGCGGTTCATGGGCTCTGCCATGCGCCTGCCACACGAAAACGGAATGTTCCGCGATCAAATGGTCGTGCCCGCCAGACAATGCCATGCGGTTGGCGGCAATGTCACGGCCGGCGAGGCCGCCTGTGCCGAACCTTTGGCTGTCTGCCTGCACGCGGTTTCGCAAGCAGGTAACTTGGCAGGAAAGACGCTGCTCGTCACCGGCGCTGGCCCGATTGGTCTGCTGGTTGTCGCGGCGGCCCACCACGCTGGTGCTGGCACAATTGTTGTGACGGACCTGACCGATGCGGCCCTTGCCCGTGCGCCTGCCATGGGAGCGGATGTCACGATCAATGTGGCGCGCGATGGGGAGGCGTTGGCTCCTTATCAGGAGAACAAGGGCAAATTCGATGTGGTGTTTGACTGTTCTGCTGCAGGTCCTGCTCTCAGATCCGCCTTCGCAGCCATCAAACCGCGAGGAACGATCGTTCAGGTCGGCGTGACGGGTGACCTCACCATTCCGCTGAATGCCCTGGTGGGCAAGGAAATCGTCTGGCGGGGATCGCAACGCTTTCACGCGGAGTTTGCTCAGGCCGTTGATCTGATTTCAAGCCGGGCCATCGATGTCAGGCCGATCATCTCCCACGAGTTTCCGCTCGAGCAGGCTATCGACGCCTTCGAGCAGGCCGGTGACAGAACTGTCGCGTGCAAGGTGCAATTGACGTTCAAGCAGACGGACTAG
- a CDS encoding sialic acid TRAP transporter substrate-binding protein SiaP yields the protein MKLRFKTLLGAAAVIVASTLSAHAETALKWAHVYETSEPFHTESVWAAQEIAKRTNGRYKIDVFPASQLGKEADINQGLKLGTVDIIISGSSFAARDFKPIGVTYYPYIFRDPSHLIAYTKSDVFKRLAKGYEDKTGNHIAAVTYYGTRHTTSNKPISKCADLQGVKMRVPDVPAYLAMPRACGANTTPIAFAEVYLALQNGTVDAQENPLTTIEAKKFYEVQKNIVLSGHIVDHLNTLFSKKLWTSLSDEDKKIFSEVAQQAAERGTKKIEAREKELVDEFKKKGITVTEVDKADFEKNVIEKVKLEDFGYEKADWDAIRAIK from the coding sequence ATGAAACTGAGATTCAAGACATTGCTGGGAGCTGCCGCCGTCATCGTGGCATCCACGCTTTCAGCGCATGCCGAGACGGCGCTCAAATGGGCGCACGTGTATGAAACGTCCGAGCCGTTCCACACGGAATCCGTCTGGGCGGCGCAGGAAATCGCCAAGCGGACGAATGGACGTTACAAGATCGATGTCTTCCCGGCATCACAGCTTGGCAAGGAAGCTGATATCAATCAGGGCCTCAAGCTGGGTACGGTCGATATCATCATCTCGGGCTCCAGCTTTGCTGCGCGCGATTTCAAGCCGATCGGCGTTACCTACTATCCTTACATCTTCCGTGATCCGAGCCATCTCATCGCTTACACCAAGAGTGACGTTTTCAAGCGTCTGGCCAAGGGCTACGAGGATAAGACGGGCAACCACATCGCAGCCGTCACCTATTACGGTACGCGCCACACGACATCCAACAAGCCGATTTCCAAATGCGCTGATCTGCAGGGCGTGAAGATGCGCGTGCCTGACGTTCCGGCCTACCTTGCAATGCCGCGTGCATGCGGTGCAAACACAACGCCGATTGCCTTCGCTGAAGTTTACCTTGCCCTGCAGAACGGCACTGTCGATGCGCAGGAAAATCCGCTGACGACGATTGAAGCGAAGAAGTTCTACGAAGTTCAAAAGAACATCGTCCTGAGCGGCCATATTGTCGACCACCTGAATACGCTCTTCTCGAAAAAGCTTTGGACCAGCCTGTCCGACGAGGACAAGAAGATCTTCTCGGAAGTCGCTCAACAGGCAGCTGAGCGTGGCACCAAGAAGATCGAGGCCCGCGAGAAGGAACTCGTCGACGAGTTCAAGAAAAAGGGCATCACGGTAACGGAAGTCGATAAGGCTGATTTTGAGAAGAACGTCATCGAGAAGGTCAAGCTCGAGGACTTCGGCTATGAAAAGGCTGATTGGGACGCCATCCGCGCGATCAAGTAA
- a CDS encoding SMP-30/gluconolactonase/LRE family protein, translating to MPSPRVIHPKVRRLMDTPLRVGESPTWDDRTGDLWLVDVLAPAVYCIRADGRLSHYPMPALIGSLALCESGKIIVALQTGVHVMDPESGALTLFCNPDGGRPDSRLNDGKVGPDGHFWIGTRDEAIPPTANGRLYRVAPDGTFQTIIEDGLFTSNGLAWSADGRTMFHSDSSGQFLQSFDFDPATGSLGPARRLTKFTNAEGRPDGGATDVDGFYWSAGVLDGKLNRISPDGEIVELYQLPLSGPTMPCFGGPDLRTLFVTTLVREVNGEMEHGTVIAIDVDVTGVPVPRFPI from the coding sequence ATGCCATCGCCACGCGTGATACATCCAAAGGTGCGCCGTCTCATGGACACGCCTTTGAGAGTCGGGGAGTCGCCGACATGGGACGACCGGACAGGGGATTTGTGGCTGGTGGATGTACTGGCTCCCGCCGTCTACTGTATCCGTGCGGATGGGAGACTTAGCCATTACCCGATGCCCGCATTGATCGGTAGCCTTGCGCTCTGCGAAAGCGGCAAAATCATCGTGGCATTGCAAACCGGTGTCCACGTCATGGACCCTGAGTCCGGCGCGCTGACCTTGTTCTGCAATCCGGATGGTGGGCGTCCTGACAGCCGTTTGAACGATGGCAAGGTGGGCCCCGATGGGCATTTCTGGATCGGGACTCGGGATGAAGCCATTCCACCAACCGCCAATGGGCGTCTCTACCGGGTGGCACCTGACGGAACGTTTCAGACAATCATCGAAGATGGCCTGTTCACTTCCAACGGCCTGGCATGGAGTGCGGATGGAAGAACGATGTTCCATTCCGACAGTAGTGGCCAGTTCCTGCAGAGTTTTGACTTCGACCCTGCTACAGGCTCGCTCGGACCTGCGAGACGGCTGACCAAATTCACCAACGCGGAAGGCCGTCCGGATGGGGGCGCCACCGATGTGGATGGCTTCTACTGGAGTGCCGGGGTTCTGGATGGAAAGCTGAACCGGATAAGCCCGGACGGTGAGATTGTCGAGCTCTATCAACTGCCGTTGAGCGGACCGACCATGCCGTGTTTTGGCGGTCCGGATCTTCGCACCCTTTTCGTCACGACGCTCGTGCGTGAGGTGAATGGCGAAATGGAACACGGAACCGTCATCGCAATCGACGTGGATGTGACCGGCGTGCCGGTTCCCCGTTTCCCTATCTGA
- a CDS encoding FadR/GntR family transcriptional regulator yields MNKPELIASQRQDPRFSDIIYEKIVGMIADGRFPVNERLPSETNLSTMLGASRPVVREALEKLRADQLIVSRKGSGSYVRQRPDQSVLTEVPVGSLADVQRFFEFRAGLEAEAASLAAKNWQMQDKSLIESRFDELEACLQRGDLGAKEDQALHDAIALATGNQFHTLVREWFKPHIAIGMSVTRSLSLKRTPAHVRAVQDEHAEIVAAIFARDEQRAHGAMKTHILNARARMFQGV; encoded by the coding sequence GGTTCAGCGACATCATCTACGAGAAGATCGTCGGAATGATTGCTGATGGTCGGTTTCCAGTCAACGAACGACTGCCTTCGGAGACCAACCTCTCGACGATGCTGGGCGCATCACGCCCCGTCGTCCGCGAGGCTCTGGAAAAGCTCCGCGCGGACCAGTTGATCGTATCTCGCAAGGGTTCGGGTTCCTATGTTCGCCAGCGGCCGGATCAGTCTGTCCTCACGGAAGTGCCGGTCGGATCCCTGGCCGACGTACAGCGCTTCTTCGAATTTCGCGCAGGACTGGAAGCGGAAGCCGCCTCCCTGGCGGCGAAAAACTGGCAGATGCAGGACAAATCCCTCATCGAGTCGAGGTTCGACGAGTTAGAAGCCTGTCTGCAGCGAGGGGATCTTGGCGCGAAAGAAGATCAGGCTTTGCACGACGCCATTGCCCTTGCCACGGGCAACCAGTTCCACACGCTGGTCAGGGAATGGTTCAAGCCGCATATCGCCATCGGCATGTCAGTTACCCGTTCACTCAGCCTGAAGAGAACGCCAGCGCATGTTCGTGCCGTGCAGGATGAGCATGCGGAAATCGTCGCGGCCATCTTCGCGCGTGATGAACAGCGCGCCCATGGGGCCATGAAGACACACATTTTGAACGCCCGGGCACGCATGTTCCAGGGCGTATGA
- a CDS encoding TRAP transporter large permease, with protein MLLLIGSFLALMVLGLPVAVSMAVSSVLYIVFYDVAPDIIAAQRLIAGVESFPLLAVPFFILAGNLMNIAGVTGRIYSFAVALVGWMKGGLAQVNIIGSVVFSGMSGTALADAAGIGTIEIKAMKDHGYPVEAAVGVTAASATLGPIFPPSLPFVIYGMMANVSIGALFMAGIIPGVVMTVLMMITVAIFAYIKRWGSDTPFSIKNLLGASLEVLVVMAVPTGIWILTMLGLSLNWAIFVALIVLLLCDWYFDFSAVMALMTPVILIGGMTMGWFTPTEAAVAAVLWSLFLGLVRYRTMTLKSVAKATLDTVETTASVLFIVAAASVFAWLLTVSQTAQLLSDAILSITSNKWVFLILVNLLMLFVGCFLDTIAAITILVPILLPLVKQFGIDPVHFGLIMTLNLMIGLLHPPLGMVLFVLSRVAKLSVERTTMAIVPWLVPLLFALLLITFIPGITLWLPREMGLIR; from the coding sequence ATGCTTCTCCTGATTGGATCCTTTCTGGCGTTGATGGTGCTGGGTCTGCCGGTTGCAGTTTCCATGGCCGTCTCATCGGTCCTCTACATCGTGTTCTATGATGTCGCGCCAGATATCATCGCCGCTCAGCGTCTGATCGCGGGCGTTGAAAGCTTTCCTCTGCTGGCCGTTCCTTTCTTCATTCTGGCTGGCAATCTCATGAACATTGCCGGTGTCACAGGCCGCATCTACTCATTCGCGGTCGCACTTGTCGGCTGGATGAAAGGCGGCCTGGCGCAGGTCAACATCATCGGCTCTGTCGTGTTCTCCGGCATGTCGGGCACGGCGCTCGCCGATGCAGCGGGCATCGGCACCATCGAAATCAAGGCCATGAAGGACCACGGTTATCCGGTGGAAGCAGCCGTCGGCGTTACCGCTGCATCCGCAACGCTTGGGCCAATCTTCCCGCCTTCGCTGCCCTTTGTCATCTACGGCATGATGGCCAATGTCTCCATCGGCGCCCTTTTCATGGCGGGCATCATCCCCGGCGTGGTCATGACCGTGCTGATGATGATCACCGTCGCGATCTTCGCCTATATCAAGCGTTGGGGTTCCGATACGCCTTTCAGCATCAAGAACTTGCTGGGCGCATCCCTCGAAGTCCTCGTGGTGATGGCTGTGCCAACCGGCATCTGGATCCTGACGATGCTTGGCCTTTCGTTGAACTGGGCCATCTTCGTTGCCTTGATCGTGCTTTTGCTATGCGACTGGTATTTTGACTTCTCTGCCGTCATGGCGCTGATGACACCCGTCATTCTGATTGGCGGCATGACGATGGGCTGGTTCACGCCCACAGAAGCAGCTGTCGCGGCAGTACTCTGGTCGCTTTTCCTGGGCTTGGTCCGTTACCGCACCATGACGTTGAAGTCAGTTGCCAAGGCGACACTGGATACGGTGGAAACCACGGCGTCTGTCCTGTTCATCGTTGCAGCAGCCTCAGTCTTTGCATGGTTGCTGACTGTGAGCCAGACCGCCCAGCTTCTCTCGGATGCAATCCTGTCGATCACGAGCAACAAGTGGGTCTTCCTCATTCTCGTAAACCTGCTGATGCTCTTCGTCGGATGTTTCCTGGATACCATCGCGGCCATCACCATTCTCGTTCCGATCCTGCTGCCGCTCGTGAAGCAGTTCGGTATCGATCCGGTCCATTTCGGCCTGATCATGACATTGAACCTGATGATCGGCCTTCTTCATCCGCCGTTAGGAATGGTCCTGTTCGTTCTCTCGCGTGTCGCCAAGCTTTCCGTGGAGCGCACCACGATGGCGATCGTACCATGGCTGGTGCCGTTGCTCTTCGCGCTCCTGCTGATCACCTTCATTCCAGGCATTACACTTTGGCTGCCGAGGGAAATGGGCCTCATTCGCTAA
- a CDS encoding dihydrodipicolinate synthase family protein: protein MSIQAIKSALAGVSGVPVTAYDSVGEVNPEVTREVYRRVADAGIHNIVAAGNTGEFYALTVDEIYKVQDAAVAGVNGKAPVTAAIGRSQREALQMARRAKEIGASAVMSHQPVDPFAAPQSQIDYFRGLAEGSELPLVAYVRADGFSVDDMKRLADHPNIAGIKFATTDLMLLSRAISASDANGALYVCGLAESWAPAFAAVGARGFTSGLVNVAPQLSLEVHKALSQGDFETARLVVEKIELFERLRTKFRNGANVTVVKEALEIQGLQVGPVRVPGLPRLDEADRETLRQLIEGWNVK from the coding sequence ATGTCCATTCAAGCCATCAAGTCGGCCCTCGCCGGCGTGTCCGGTGTGCCGGTCACCGCCTATGATTCTGTCGGAGAAGTGAACCCGGAGGTCACCCGAGAAGTCTATCGTCGCGTCGCGGATGCTGGCATCCACAATATCGTGGCTGCCGGAAATACCGGGGAGTTCTATGCTCTGACGGTCGATGAAATCTACAAGGTTCAGGACGCTGCAGTTGCGGGCGTCAACGGCAAAGCTCCCGTCACCGCTGCAATCGGTCGCTCCCAGCGCGAAGCCCTGCAAATGGCGCGGCGCGCGAAGGAAATCGGCGCAAGTGCCGTCATGTCCCACCAACCGGTTGACCCCTTCGCTGCCCCGCAATCGCAAATCGACTATTTCCGTGGATTGGCAGAGGGAAGCGAACTGCCGCTGGTTGCCTATGTGCGAGCAGATGGCTTCAGCGTGGACGACATGAAGCGGCTTGCTGATCACCCGAACATTGCAGGCATTAAATTCGCAACGACCGATCTCATGCTGCTGTCGCGCGCGATCTCCGCCTCAGACGCGAACGGCGCGCTCTATGTCTGCGGTCTGGCGGAAAGCTGGGCACCTGCCTTTGCCGCCGTGGGTGCTAGAGGCTTCACATCCGGCCTCGTCAATGTCGCCCCGCAACTGTCACTCGAAGTTCACAAGGCGCTGAGCCAGGGTGATTTCGAGACCGCCAGACTCGTCGTCGAGAAGATTGAGTTGTTCGAGCGTCTTCGGACGAAGTTCCGCAACGGTGCGAATGTTACGGTCGTCAAGGAAGCGCTTGAGATTCAGGGACTGCAGGTTGGTCCGGTGCGCGTTCCCGGACTGCCACGCCTGGATGAGGCTGACCGGGAAACACTGCGCCAGTTGATCGAAGGCTGGAACGTCAAATAA
- a CDS encoding TRAP transporter small permease: MSAAQEIHTPVTPEELAHTFDEAPAHVDLKVYAFEDWLTLGLFWVMTACVFLQFFTRYVLNDSYAWTEEIAVNCLIGVVFMGSVMCVRMSRHIQVDVLYHYLPARVTRIMATAVDIIRIGFFAYGSWLMWRYMEIVADEEMVTVQLPRNIVFYTVLAAFVLMLGRSIQVFIANMRRGYSVLERPEAFQNAED; encoded by the coding sequence ATGTCTGCGGCACAGGAAATCCATACACCGGTCACGCCGGAGGAATTGGCGCATACCTTCGACGAAGCGCCGGCCCATGTCGACCTAAAGGTCTATGCCTTCGAGGACTGGCTCACTCTTGGTCTCTTCTGGGTGATGACGGCTTGCGTGTTTCTGCAGTTCTTCACGCGCTACGTGCTGAATGACAGTTACGCCTGGACGGAAGAAATCGCCGTCAACTGCCTGATCGGCGTTGTGTTCATGGGGTCGGTCATGTGCGTGCGAATGTCACGGCATATCCAGGTCGACGTTCTGTATCATTACCTCCCGGCGCGCGTGACGCGCATCATGGCGACAGCGGTGGATATCATCCGCATCGGCTTCTTCGCCTACGGCTCCTGGCTCATGTGGCGCTACATGGAGATCGTCGCCGACGAGGAAATGGTGACTGTCCAACTGCCCCGGAACATTGTTTTTTATACGGTTCTCGCCGCCTTCGTCCTGATGCTGGGCCGTTCCATCCAGGTTTTCATTGCCAATATGCGCCGCGGCTATTCCGTTCTCGAGCGCCCTGAAGCCTTCCAGAACGCAGAGGATTGA